In Streptomyces sp. NBC_01381, a genomic segment contains:
- a CDS encoding ArsA-related P-loop ATPase codes for MSRLQVVSGKGGTGKTTVAAALALALATKGKRTLLVEVEGRQGIAQLFETEALPYEERKIAVAPGGGEVYALAIDPELALLDYLQMFYKLGGAGRALKKLGAIDFATTVAPGLRDVLLTGKACEAVRRKEKSGRFTYDYVVMDAPPTGRITRFLNVNDEVAGLAKIGPIHNQAQAVMRVLKSPETAVHLVTLLEEMPVQETADGIAELQAAKLAVGRVIVNMVRPALLDEASLELGLEQTPRAAIAKSLSAAGLGGARRGGNAERLVDPLLEQAAEYAERYALERDQRAVLGDLGLPSHELPLLAGGMDLAGLYDLATELRKQGIA; via the coding sequence GTGAGCAGGCTCCAGGTCGTCAGCGGCAAGGGTGGTACCGGCAAGACCACGGTGGCCGCCGCCCTAGCGCTCGCCCTCGCGACGAAGGGCAAGCGCACCCTTCTCGTGGAGGTCGAGGGCAGACAGGGCATCGCGCAGCTCTTCGAGACCGAAGCGTTGCCCTACGAGGAGCGGAAGATCGCCGTCGCTCCGGGGGGCGGGGAGGTGTACGCCCTCGCCATCGACCCCGAGCTCGCGCTCCTCGACTACCTCCAGATGTTCTACAAGCTGGGGGGCGCAGGACGCGCGCTCAAGAAGCTCGGCGCCATCGACTTCGCCACCACCGTCGCGCCGGGCCTGCGGGACGTCCTGCTGACGGGCAAGGCCTGCGAGGCCGTACGCCGCAAGGAGAAGAGCGGGCGTTTCACGTACGACTACGTGGTGATGGACGCCCCGCCGACCGGGCGCATCACGCGCTTCCTGAACGTGAACGACGAGGTGGCGGGGCTCGCCAAGATCGGGCCGATACACAACCAGGCACAGGCCGTGATGCGGGTCCTCAAGTCCCCTGAGACGGCGGTGCACTTGGTGACGCTGCTCGAGGAAATGCCGGTCCAGGAGACCGCCGACGGGATCGCCGAGCTGCAGGCGGCGAAGCTGGCCGTGGGGCGGGTCATCGTGAACATGGTGCGGCCCGCCCTGCTCGACGAGGCCTCGCTCGAGCTGGGCCTTGAGCAGACCCCGCGGGCGGCCATCGCCAAGTCCCTGTCGGCCGCGGGCCTCGGCGGCGCGCGGCGCGGCGGCAACGCGGAGCGGCTGGTCGACCCGCTCCTTGAGCAGGCCGCCGAGTACGCCGAGCGGTACGCCCTTGAGCGCGACCAGCGGGCCGTGCTCGGCGATCTCGGCCTGCCCTCGCACGAACTCCCGCTGCTCGCAGGGGGGATGGACCTGGCGGGGCTCTACGACCTCGCGACGGAACTGCGGAAGCAAGGGATCGCATGA
- a CDS encoding Crp/Fnr family transcriptional regulator, translating to MDDVLRRAPLFAALDDEQAAELRASMSEVTLARGDALFHEGDPGDRLYVVTEGKVKLHRTSPDGRENMLAVLGPGELIGELSLFDPGPRTATASALTEVKLLGLGHGDLQPWLNARPEVAAALLRAVARRLRKTNDQMSDLVFSDVPGRVARALLDLSRRFGVQSEEGIHVVHDLTQEELAQLVGASRETVNKALADFAGRGWLRLEARAVILLDVERLAKRSR from the coding sequence GTGGACGACGTTCTGCGGCGCGCCCCGCTCTTCGCGGCGCTCGATGACGAGCAGGCCGCGGAGCTCCGCGCCTCCATGAGTGAGGTGACGCTCGCGCGCGGGGATGCTCTGTTCCATGAGGGCGACCCCGGAGACCGCCTTTATGTGGTCACCGAGGGCAAGGTGAAGCTCCACCGGACCTCACCCGACGGGCGCGAGAACATGCTCGCGGTGCTCGGTCCCGGCGAGCTCATCGGTGAGCTCTCGCTGTTCGACCCGGGTCCGCGTACGGCAACCGCCTCCGCCCTCACCGAGGTCAAGCTGCTCGGCCTGGGGCACGGCGACCTCCAGCCGTGGCTGAACGCGCGGCCCGAGGTGGCCGCCGCGCTGCTGCGTGCCGTCGCCCGGCGCCTGCGCAAGACCAACGACCAGATGTCCGACCTGGTCTTCTCCGACGTGCCCGGGCGTGTGGCCCGCGCGCTCCTCGACCTGTCGCGCCGCTTCGGTGTGCAGTCCGAGGAGGGCATCCACGTCGTGCACGACCTCACGCAGGAAGAGCTGGCCCAGCTGGTCGGCGCCTCCCGCGAGACGGTCAACAAGGCGCTCGCGGACTTCGCCGGGCGCGGGTGGCTGCGGCTTGAGGCTCGCGCGGTGATCTTGCTGGATGTGGAGCGGTTGGCCAAGCGCTCTCGCTGA
- a CDS encoding NUDIX hydrolase, with protein sequence MANGQWYPPEWPDRIRALSSGELTPATPRRAATVMLLRDSAAGPAVHMLRRRASMAFAGGAYAYPGGGVDPRDDDHLVRWAGPSLASWAARLGVDEPGAQAIVCAAVRETYEEAGVLLAGPSPSTVVGDTTGEDWEADREALVAREVSFAEFLDRRGLVLRSDLLAAWARWITPEFEPKRYDTFFFVAVLPEGQRTRNASTEADRTVWIAPGKATEGYDNGELLMMPPTIATLRQLSPYASAADALAAAPERDLTPVLAQARLENGELTLTWPGHEEFTKHIPTGEPK encoded by the coding sequence ATGGCTAATGGGCAGTGGTATCCCCCGGAGTGGCCCGATCGCATCCGGGCGCTGAGCAGCGGCGAACTGACGCCGGCGACTCCGCGCCGGGCCGCCACGGTCATGCTCCTGAGGGACTCCGCGGCGGGCCCCGCCGTACACATGTTGCGCAGACGCGCCTCCATGGCTTTCGCCGGAGGCGCGTACGCGTATCCGGGCGGCGGCGTGGACCCGCGCGACGACGACCACCTGGTGAGGTGGGCGGGCCCCTCCCTCGCGTCGTGGGCGGCGCGGCTCGGCGTGGACGAGCCGGGCGCCCAGGCGATCGTGTGCGCCGCCGTCCGCGAGACGTACGAGGAGGCGGGCGTGCTGCTGGCCGGGCCGAGCCCCTCGACGGTCGTCGGCGACACGACGGGTGAGGACTGGGAGGCGGACCGCGAGGCGCTGGTGGCCCGCGAGGTGTCCTTCGCGGAGTTCCTGGACCGCCGGGGGCTTGTCCTCCGTAGTGATCTGCTTGCCGCCTGGGCGCGGTGGATCACTCCGGAGTTCGAGCCGAAGCGGTACGACACGTTCTTCTTCGTGGCGGTGCTTCCGGAGGGGCAGCGCACGCGCAACGCCTCTACGGAGGCGGACCGTACGGTGTGGATCGCTCCGGGCAAGGCCACGGAGGGGTACGACAACGGCGAGCTCCTGATGATGCCGCCGACCATCGCGACCCTGCGCCAGCTGAGCCCGTACGCGTCCGCTGCGGACGCCCTGGCCGCCGCCCCGGAGCGGGACCTGACCCCGGTCCTGGCCCAAGCGCGCCTGGAGAACGGCGAGTTGACCCTGACCTGGCCAGGCCACGAGGAGTTCACCAAACACATCCCTACGGGCGAGCCCAAGTGA
- a CDS encoding MBL fold metallo-hydrolase: MTEAAALPGQPRGGVLSGRATARAVNVLAPNASAMTLDGTNTWIVAEPDSGLAVVIDPGPLDDAHLQNVIATAEKAGQRVALTLLTHGHPDHAEGAARFAELTGSNVRALDPALRLGDEGLAAGDVITTGGLELRVVPTPGHTADSLCFHLPADQSVLTGDTVLGRGTTVVAHPDGRLGDYLDSLRRLRSLTVDDGVHTVLPGHGPVLEDAQGAVEYYLAHRATRLAQVETAVENGHVAPADVVSHVYADVDRSLWPAAELSVRAQLDYLREHGLI, translated from the coding sequence ATGACCGAAGCCGCCGCCCTTCCCGGACAGCCCCGGGGTGGAGTGCTCAGCGGTCGCGCAACGGCCCGCGCGGTCAACGTGCTCGCGCCCAACGCGTCCGCGATGACCCTCGACGGCACCAACACCTGGATCGTCGCGGAGCCGGACTCCGGCCTCGCGGTCGTCATCGACCCCGGCCCTCTGGACGACGCGCACCTCCAGAACGTCATCGCCACCGCCGAGAAGGCCGGTCAGCGTGTGGCCCTGACCCTCCTCACCCACGGCCACCCCGACCACGCGGAAGGCGCCGCCCGCTTCGCCGAGCTGACCGGCAGCAACGTCCGGGCCCTCGACCCGGCGCTGCGCCTCGGCGACGAGGGCCTCGCCGCGGGTGACGTGATCACGACGGGCGGCCTGGAGCTGCGCGTCGTGCCGACGCCGGGCCACACCGCGGACTCCCTGTGCTTCCATCTCCCGGCCGATCAGTCCGTCCTGACGGGGGATACGGTCCTGGGCCGCGGTACGACGGTCGTGGCGCACCCTGACGGCCGCCTGGGGGACTATCTGGACTCGCTGCGCCGCCTCAGGTCCCTGACGGTCGACGACGGCGTGCACACGGTCCTGCCGGGCCACGGACCGGTCCTGGAGGACGCGCAGGGCGCCGTCGAGTACTACCTCGCGCACCGCGCGACCCGCCTGGCCCAGGTGGAGACGGCCGTCGAGAACGGCCACGTGGCCCCCGCGGACGTCGTCTCCCACGTGTACGCGGACGTCGACCGCTCCCTGTGGCCGGCGGCGGAACTCTCGGTCCGTGCCCAGCTGGACTACCTGCGGGAGCACGGCCTGATCTGA
- a CDS encoding RidA family protein, with amino-acid sequence MSGVVDARLAELGLTLPEVVPPLATYQPAVQSGVYVYTSGQLPMVEGKLPVTGKVGAEVTPEEAKELARTCALNALAAVKSLIGDLDRVARVVKVVGFVASAPDFTGQPGVINGSSELLGEVLGDKGVHARSAVGVAVLPLDAPVEVEIQAELTEA; translated from the coding sequence ATGAGCGGCGTCGTGGATGCTCGCCTTGCCGAGCTCGGACTGACCCTGCCGGAGGTGGTTCCGCCGCTGGCGACCTACCAGCCGGCCGTCCAGTCCGGTGTGTACGTGTACACCTCGGGGCAGCTCCCGATGGTGGAGGGCAAGCTTCCGGTGACCGGCAAGGTCGGCGCCGAGGTGACCCCGGAGGAGGCCAAGGAACTGGCCCGTACCTGCGCCCTGAACGCGCTCGCCGCGGTGAAGTCCCTCATCGGCGACCTGGACCGGGTCGCGCGCGTCGTGAAGGTCGTCGGCTTCGTCGCCTCGGCCCCCGATTTCACGGGCCAGCCCGGAGTGATCAACGGCTCGAGCGAGCTGCTCGGCGAGGTCCTCGGCGACAAGGGCGTGCACGCCCGCAGCGCCGTGGGCGTGGCGGTCCTGCCGCTGGACGCGCCGGTCGAGGTCGAGATCCAGGCGGAACTGACCGAGGCGTGA
- a CDS encoding DUF4177 domain-containing protein, which translates to MTKWEYATVPLLVHATKQILDTWGEDGWELVQVVPGPNNPEQLVAYLKREKQA; encoded by the coding sequence ATGACCAAGTGGGAATACGCAACCGTGCCGCTGCTCGTCCATGCCACGAAGCAGATTCTGGACACCTGGGGCGAGGACGGCTGGGAGCTCGTCCAGGTCGTGCCCGGGCCGAACAACCCTGAGCAGCTCGTGGCCTACCTGAAGCGGGAGAAGCAGGCATGA